Proteins encoded by one window of Streptomyces uncialis:
- a CDS encoding ROK family glucokinase: MGLTIGVDIGGTKIAAGVVDEEGAILETHTVPTPSTPDGIVDAICAAVGAAGRGHDIDAVGVGAAGYVDEKRATVLFAPNIDWRHEPLKDKVEQRTGLPVVVENDANAAAWGEYRFGAGQGHDDVICITLGTGLGGGVIIGNKLRRGRFGVAAEFGHIRVVPDGLLCGCGSQGCWEQYASGRALVRYARQRARATPERAGVLLGLGDGTVDGIEGKHISAAARAGDPVAVDSFRELARWAGAGLADLASLFDPSAFIVGGGVSDEGDLVLDPIRKSFRRWLVGSHWRPHAQVLAARLGNKAGLVGAADLARQG; this comes from the coding sequence ATGGGACTGACCATCGGCGTCGACATCGGTGGGACGAAGATCGCGGCCGGGGTGGTCGACGAAGAGGGCGCGATCCTGGAGACACACACCGTGCCCACCCCGTCGACCCCCGACGGCATCGTCGACGCGATCTGCGCGGCGGTCGGCGCCGCGGGCCGCGGCCACGACATCGACGCGGTCGGCGTCGGGGCCGCCGGTTACGTGGACGAGAAGCGCGCCACGGTCCTGTTCGCCCCCAACATCGACTGGCGCCACGAACCGCTCAAGGACAAGGTCGAGCAGCGGACCGGCCTGCCGGTCGTCGTGGAGAACGACGCCAACGCCGCCGCCTGGGGCGAGTACCGCTTCGGCGCGGGCCAGGGCCACGACGACGTCATCTGCATCACCCTCGGCACCGGCCTCGGCGGCGGGGTCATCATCGGCAACAAGCTGCGGCGCGGCCGGTTCGGGGTCGCCGCGGAGTTCGGCCACATCCGTGTCGTGCCCGACGGACTGCTGTGCGGCTGCGGCAGCCAGGGCTGCTGGGAGCAGTACGCCTCCGGCCGCGCGCTGGTGCGCTACGCCAGGCAGCGCGCCAGGGCCACCCCCGAGCGGGCGGGCGTACTGCTCGGACTCGGGGACGGCACCGTCGACGGTATCGAGGGCAAGCACATCAGCGCCGCCGCGCGCGCCGGGGACCCGGTCGCCGTCGACTCGTTCCGTGAGCTCGCGCGCTGGGCCGGGGCCGGACTCGCCGACCTCGCCTCGCTCTTCGACCCGTCCGCCTTCATCGTCGGCGGCGGTGTCTCCGACGAGGGCGATCTGGTGCTCGACCCGATCCGCAAGTCGTTCCGGCGCTGGCTCGTCGGCTCGCACTGGCGGCCCCACGCCCAGGTGCTGGCCGCCCGCCTCGGCAACAAGGCCGGACTCGTCGGCGCGGCCGACCTCGCCCGCCAGGGCTGA